A window of Bombus terrestris chromosome 4, iyBomTerr1.2, whole genome shotgun sequence genomic DNA:
ACCGATCATCAGAACCGATAGACAACGATATtcgcgataaaaatgaaaaataaaaagtattcgCAATTTAAATAACGTTACTAATTTAcatagaataatgaacgaagTTTTATGtgtgtaaatataaaacaaaatatttactgtattgtttatttttatgaatttgttTACAAAAGAAGACTATTGCTCTATCTGAGTTGGACAATAAACAATGATTAgatatctttaaaaataatcaGGCTTCAACGGTTTCATGCATTCATTTGATTCATACACTCTGTGATTTATATACATCGCCTGCGAAATTAATGAGTTGGATCATTAGAAATTTAGGCATCAAATTTCATCTTTTTCTCAATCATAAACGAAGATCTTAAACCCTATAAACATATTAACTCATGTAATTAATACTATCTACATTTAATGATATACCAAAACGATATATCACACTACGACTACTAGTTTTAATAATAGGATATAGAAGAACTATTTTCCCAGTTACTATGCACCAAGTATAACAAAAGCCACACGATAAATAAGAAGTTCGGTATTGTATTCAACGCAATTACGCTAGCTTTATAAATTAAGAAAGTGCGATGCCACGAATGAAAACAACGTTTAactagaaaaaaaattattttttagggcaaccactatatatcgtaatcatTTTATACACTTATCCGGAAAAGGCATTATCACAAATTAAAGTACTGTTTCTCACATAATCCTAATCGTTTACAGTAGTGTAATTTATGTGATTGTTTCTCCGCTTAATTTATTTGCACTCGTCAAGCATAACTACCAACGATTAAGGCTCCCTTACAAGTCAAAACAGTGAATTATATCTGTTAACTTCGTAACTAATACCTATTGTATATGCATTATAATTCATTAATTCGGATATCTTAAATGCATATGTGTTTTTTCCTGCGGAAAACACACCGCGCAATAACTAAGGCACTATCGTATAGTAATCGTATAAGTATATTGTTGTACACTAATTTAAAGCACCCCTCGCAAAATTCTATTCTATGGTAAATCACATACGCGTGTAAAAGAAAAGTTGAGTATTGAAgtaatataatagtaaaaaatgTTTAGAAGCGTGGACGGTTGtattaacataaaattatatgtaaaaagTTTCGTTCGACGCTCGTACATGAATACAGTATGCAACATGAGATtttaaaatgtgtaataattGATAAGAGATATTATTCTATACATTTACGATTTTTCATATTCTATACGtaaagttaaaaagaaaaaggaaactgtTAATTTACAATTAAGCTTACCTAAACGTGTTAATAAAATGGAATACTTGCTAGAATGTACGTACATATgattattacatatatgtaatccTCGTACaagattttaatatataaaacagttaaatgcaaatgtaaaaaagaaactcAAAAATATTCTTAAGCCGAGATTCTAACTAGAAATTTCACCAGtttaataaatgattaataGTCATGTTAGCGAGGAACTCATATAGCACTCTTATTCGGTAAATTCAAACTGGCATCATGATTCGTTCTTAAAACTTTCAGTATCCCGTCAAATAATATTCCAATGTATAAAATAAGTATCGAAATAGTTAACAGCGGTTCAACATGGAACCAAATGTGCGTAGAATAAATGCTCAAAACAGTAACGTGAAATATCTCTCTCAACGTTTCGATTTTTCTTGTTCCATGATTTCTATtatcgtataaaaataaatgagcATTTGAATAATAATCGCTGACTAAATAACTACCTTTCTCTTCATcacaaataatacaaataccCCACTCTATCTACTCAAGCATAAGTAACTTTTTTCCTTACGAATTGATAACTCTTCTACAAGGCCTTGATTTCACAATAGATAATCAATTATTCGAAATATCCTAACTAGGTAACAATATAGTAATTGTATCAAGAGGCTGTTCTTGCTGAACATCCTGTTCTTGCTGCaattgctgttgctgctgctgttctTGTTGCTGTCGTGCACTCTGCTTAGCATGCGTCTTTAAATGTGAATTCAACATCGTTTTCGAAGCAAAAGATTTATGACAACAGGTGCAAGGATATGGCCGATCTCCGGTATGTCCCCTGAGGTGCACCACCAGAGTGGTTCGTTGAGTAAACCGTTTCTCGCAGTGGGTGCACTTATGCGGTTTTTCTCCAGTATGTGTGCGTCGATGAACGCTCAGATAGTTCTGCGAGATAAACCCTTTACCACAGAGATCGCAGACATGCGGTTTTTCTCCTGTATGCTTGCGCAAATGTACGGTCAAGTACGTCTTACTAGAGACAGCTTTGCCACAAACTGGGCAAATATATTCGTTCTGGGAGCCTGCGTTTCCGTGCGTCTTCATGTGTACCAATAATACCTGTTTCCTGGAGAAACGCTTGTTGCAGAGCTCGCAATGGTGTTTTCTTTGAGGTGGCACGTAATCGGGCTGATGCAGCTTCGCATGCAATCTCAAACCTTGACGATATCGAAAAGGAGCACTACATATTTCGCATTGAAACGGTTTTTCATCCGAATGCATGGATTGATGCTCTTCGTAGCTCCTAGAAGAAACGAAATTGGCACCACAAATGTCGCATTCGTATTCGTTATTGTGACGTTTCTGATGGAGGATTAGACTCTCTCTATGCTCTGTAACATAGTCGCACATTTCGCAAGCGTATTTCTCATCCGTTTCGTGCTCTGATTGGTGCTCTTTAAATTCGGAGATCGTTGTGAAACTGCGACCACAGTGCTCGCAAACAAACTGATCCTCTTGTAATTGTGCTTCGTCCTGTTCGtgcatttttaaatgtaaagcGAGAGCATGCTCGGTAACGAAACCATCTCCGCAGAGATTGCACTGCACGATATCATCAGCGATGATTATCTCCGCTTTCCCCACGTTCGGAACATGCAAACGATTCGCGACGAGCAGCTGCTCTGTATCTTCGTGATCAAACATCTCATCGTTCGGGCTGCATTCTTGCTCATCCTGAGGTACCATCTGAAGCTTTGACACAAAATATCTGGAAAGAAGAGAGACACAAAACGTAGATCAATCAACGTATTATTTCTATACGAT
This region includes:
- the LOC100647332 gene encoding zinc finger protein ZFP2 isoform X4; this translates as MSSLDYLDLCRLCLVKDRVSVPIFEGEGDVRQIFLKIAACLPVKLTREDKLPKKICDDCVYKVELFYQFWNTTANAEKQLLQWLGEVSLEDKQGYVTNVLNTSVMKQEQNSENRLDGNVMQQVGEHQNNMGMAMMDNMGLGIPMMISSANQQQITSVPMDTSSNTVQTVQAVPGPSSQTTHNQIPQNQTSTTQQEDEEESSEDDENSDEDCDGDEGLPVKEESEEDPSNRTIEPTTFVNVSLACDEAGPSGLQQQKISDMPEMPIPQPTDGDPKSGYFVSKLQMVPQDEQECSPNDEMFDHEDTEQLLVANRLHVPNVGKAEIIIADDIVQCNLCGDGFVTEHALALHLKMHEQDEAQLQEDQFVCEHCGRSFTTISEFKEHQSEHETDEKYACEMCDYVTEHRESLILHQKRHNNEYECDICGANFVSSRSYEEHQSMHSDEKPFQCEICSAPFRYRQGLRLHAKLHQPDYVPPQRKHHCELCNKRFSRKQVLLVHMKTHGNAGSQNEYICPVCGKAVSSKTYLTVHLRKHTGEKPHVCDLCGKGFISQNYLSVHRRTHTGEKPHKCTHCEKRFTQRTTLVVHLRGHTGDRPYPCTCCHKSFASKTMLNSHLKTHAKQSARQQQEQQQQQQLQQEQDVQQEQPLDTITILLPS